A stretch of Lathyrus oleraceus cultivar Zhongwan6 chromosome 6, CAAS_Psat_ZW6_1.0, whole genome shotgun sequence DNA encodes these proteins:
- the LOC127095359 gene encoding uncharacterized protein LOC127095359, with translation MKKKKVAKKEKVISHGKPTEEEIKKETKPVIKFPYPQRVIKKEPSESYFEKFMTMFKKVEDHMSLFEALERIPTYKKFMEEVMAEKKPTEEELVAWKEKYSANSLEQKIPNKQKDPGTITVPCIIKGRTFKRALIDSRASVSLMPLSIYHKLGIKNVNDTKTNLKFTDHSRKDAYGTTEDVLITIEELSFPVDFVILDIPEDDEEPIILGRPFMQTSRCNLDMEQGLHSALHKREKVFTWKKLEK, from the exons atgaaaaagaaaaaggtagCTAAAAAGGAAAAAGTTATATCACATGGCAAACCAACTGAAGAGGAAATTAAAAAGGAgactaaaccggtgattaagtttCCCTATCCTCAGAGAGTGATAAAGAAGGAACCAAGTGAGTCATACTttgagaaattcatgacaatgtttaaaaaggTAGAGGATCATATGTCTTTATTTGAAGCACTCGAGAGAATCCCCACGTATaagaaattcatggaagaggtaatggccGAAAAGAAACCAACAGAAGAAGAACTGGTAGCTTGGAAGGAAAAGTATAGTGCAAATTCATTGGAGcagaaaattccaaacaaacaGAAGGATCCTGGAACGATAACAGTACCGTGCATAATTAAAGGAAGAACCTTCAAAAGAGCACTAATAGATTCTAGAGCTAGTGTGAGTttgatgccattatcaatctatcacaAGTTGGGTATTAAAAATGTCAATGATACAAAGACAAATCTAAAGTTTACGGATCACTCGAGAAAGGATGCATATGGTACAACAGAAGACGTACTGATAACAATAGAGGAATTGAGTTTTCCggttgattttgtaatcctagacatacctgaagatgatGAGGAACCCATCATTCTAggtcgacctttcatgcagacaagtcgatgcaatctcgATATGGAACAGG gtttGCACAGTGCCTTGCATAAAAGGGAGAAGGTATTCACATGGAAAAAGTTGGAAAAATGA